One Candida dubliniensis CD36 chromosome 1, complete sequence genomic region harbors:
- a CDS encoding (monoglyceride) lipase, putative (Similar to C. albicans YJU3) has product MATVEIPYKPKGTPEIEFVEHNGANFKTVTWKVPPSVSYKGKIIFVHGFAEESNIYTEFFDNLSQNGYEVFFFDQRGAGETSPGNLVGLTNEFHVFNDLDFFIKRNLDARPVSNSNEKFFLLGHSMGGAIILNYGIRGKYLNDIRAIVACGPLIQLHPNTQPNIVLRTLQPVISRLLPNFKIDSKLNFDYITSNERWKNYIIEHDKKLIGSVRQFNDMFVRGDALLKPENVAKFKDDLPLLILHGTNDNINDIKGSEQFFKLVPNESGNKHLEKIEKGRHSLFIENDELFKLIFKRVVDFLNEN; this is encoded by the coding sequence atgGCTACTGTTGAAATCCCATATAAACCTAAAGGCACGCCAGAAATCGAATTTGTTGAACATAATGGTGCCAATTTTAAAACTGTCACTTGGAAAGTCCCACCATCAGTTTCTTACAAAGGTAAAATAATCTTTGTTCATGGATTTGCTgaagaatcaaatatttatacTGAATTTTTCGATAATTTATCTCAAAATGGTTACGaggttttctttttcgaTCAAAGAGGTGCAGGTGAAACTTCTCCAGGTAATTTAGTTGGATTAACTAATGAATTTCATgtttttaatgatttagatttctttattaaacGTAATTTGGATGCTAGACCGGTTAGTAATAGCAATGAGAAATTCTTCTTACTTGGTCATTCTATGGGTGGTGCAATCATCTTAAATTATGGTATTAGAGggaaatatttaaatgatattaGAGCCATTGTTGCTTGTGGTccattgattcaattaCATCCAAACACTCAACCCAACATTGTTTTGAGAACTTTACAACCAGTTATTAGTAGATTATTGCCAAACTTCAAAATTGATTCCAAATTGAACTTTGATTATATTACTTCCAACGAGAGATGGaagaattatattatagaacatgataaaaaattgattgggTCAGTGAGACAATTCAATGATATGTTTGTTAGAGGTGATGCATTATTGAAACCAGAAAATGTTGCTAAATTTAAAGATGATTTACCTTTGTTAATCCTTCATGGtactaatgataatattaatgatattaaagGCAGtgaacaatttttcaaattggttCCTAATGAGCTGGGCAATAAACATTTGGAGAAGATTGAGAAAGGTAGACATTCGTTATTTATcgaaaatgatgaattgtttaaattgatttttaaaAGAGTAGTagattttttaaatgaaaattag
- a CDS encoding endoplasmic reticulum and Golgi lipid phosphoinositide phosphatase, putative (Similar to C. albicans SAC1;~Similar to S. cerevisiae RSD1): MVLTHSIATDGTHIFHNKVSGNYLILTSGGGVEVSKTIPFVYQNLANAKPISCIIGVIRLKFNSYVIIADKHSVTGSILGHDIGFIESFQILPIGINDLAKKNLEELSYLKLLTTHLNNATLYYSIDNKYDVTNSLQRQYNKSSTIGEVVPVDDRFWWNKYLTQDLVNQQVGNDFVHPIIYGYFKSHSTIFNGKSLQFALLTRRSTLRAGTRYFRRGIDVDGNVANFNETEQIFISDDNHLFSLLQTRGSVPVYWAEINNLKYKPNLVISSQSSLDATEKHFQQQVSLYGDNYLVNLVNQKGYEKPVKQAYESAVNNLSEKLGQHVNYIYFDFHHECKGMKYHKINLLLDKLISLGYTSNNYFEYDLNTNKIIRLQDKIIRTNCMDCLDRTNVVQSTIGRWVLQNQLTETNYFSSSNNIIPFEKLNPQFNLFFQNFWADNADAVSCAYSGTGALKTDFTRLGKRTYKGGLNDLINSITRYYKNNLTDGSRQDSYDLFLGKYKPFQDSIRSPFIDRRSPYNQLLPYLMGTSFLILLAIIYFPKGSIWDWKNLFIMAFCILFNFKNLAYINSHGYQFVDWPKLINLDFLKKNEIYTNGTTGKIVGIKYEEAENFTVNNKKKN; the protein is encoded by the coding sequence ATGGTGTTAACACATTCCATAGCAACAGATGGAACTCATATTTTCCATAATAAAGTTTCTGGGAACTATCTTATTTTAACTCTGGGAGGTGGTGTTGAAGTTTCTAAAACAATACcatttgtttatcaaaACCTTGCTAATGCTAAACCCATTTCTTGTATTATTGGGGTAATTAGattaaaattcaattcttaCGTCATAATTGCTGATAAACATTCTGTCACAGGATCGATTTTAGGTCATGATATTGGATTTATTGAATCGTTTCAAATTTTACCTATTGGAATCAATGAtttggcaaaaaaaaatttagaagaattgagttatttgaaattattaactactcatttgaataatgctacattatattattcaattgataataaatatgaCGTTACTAATTCATTACAAAGACAATACAATAAAAGTAGTACTATTGGTGAGGTAGTACCTGTCGATGATAGATTTTGGTGGAATAAATATTTGACCCAAGATTTAGTAAATCAACAAGTTGGTAATGATTTTGTTCATCCAATAATTTATGGATATTTTAAATCCCATTCAACTATTTTCAATGGGAAATCATTACAATTTGCTTTGTTGACCAGACGTTCAACTTTAAGAGCTGGAACAAGATATTTCCGTCGTGGgattgatgttgatggtAATGTGGccaattttaatgaaacTGAGCAAATTTTTATATCTGATGACAATCATCTTTTTTCGCTTTTACAAACTAGAGGTTCAGTTCCAGTTTATTGGGcagaaattaataatttaaaatataaacCAAATTTGGTCATTAGTTCTCAATCTTCATTAGATGCTACTGAAAAACAtttccaacaacaagttTCATTATATGGAGATAATTATTTAGTTAATTTAGTCAATCAAAAAGGTTATGAAAAACCTGTGAAACAAGCTTATGAATCAGCagtaaataatttatcagaAAAATTGGGTCAACATGtgaattatatttattttgatttccaTCATGAATGTAAAGGGATGAAATAtcataaaattaatttattattggataaattgatttctttagGATATACTCtgaataattattttgaatatgatttaaataccaacaaaatcattagATTACAAGataaaatcattagaaCCAATTGTATGGATTGTTTAGATCGTACAAATGTTGTTCAAAGTACTATTGGACGTTGGGTAttacaaaatcaattgacagaaactaattatttttcatcatcaaataatatcattccttttgaaaaattgaatcctcaattcaatttatttttccaaaatttttGGGCTGATAATGCTGATGCTGTATCTTGTGCTTATTCTGGAACTGGAGCTTTGAAAACTGATTTCACTCGATTAGGTAAACGTACTTATAAAGGAggattaaatgatttaatcaattccATTACAAGatattataaaaataatttaactGATGGTAGTAGACAAGATTCTTATGATTTATTCTTGGGTAAATATAAACCATTCCAAGATTCAATTAGATCTCCATTTATTGATAGAAGATCTCcttataatcaattattaccTTATTTAATGGGTACATCATTTTTGATTCTATTAGCAATAATTTATTTCCCAAAAGGTTCAATTTGGGattggaaaaatttattcattatggctttttgtattttatttaattttaaaaatttagcTTATATCAATAGTCATGgttatcaatttgttgattggcctaaattgattaatttggatttcttgaagaaaaatgaaatttataCTAATGGTACTACTGGGAAAATTGTTGGTATTAAATATGAAGAAGCAGAAAATTTTACtgttaataataagaaaaagaattga
- a CDS encoding pyruvate decarboxylate genes regulator, putative (Similar to C. albicans PDC2;~Similar to S. cerevisiae PDC2) has protein sequence MGYTIKQKIGICLKAEANPEMTQSDLALWAMKEYNSEKPPSQTTISRILNSKNDIISRKESEFELIRRRKRANPLLRRILTEWITQANWEGIPITTPIIQSTANAIWTRLPKEGQEGNGIFNQKWCSHFVKKLNINITGSPQDILNNRGYNLNKVWKLDEILELKRYLRDIVAQEGYAPQDVFVIDDFQLFYSLPLDQIFDVSSIDKGIKQSNSSAEHSLTIMLGCNIDGSEKLTPIIVGKYDKFDVSKSTHVSLNSMQFDSVSYQTLMNKLTEVYNIFYKSNTNKWITSSMFQNYLTRLDHKLSNSRPNGRKILIILDDCSSHRIINLKFNNIRLCYLKNEANHKNPYNTTYSGIKFDYLPMNFGIVEEFKILYRLQQYLEMINLQRSKSQLGSDPMIEDNLTRTPVATAATALEVLSESDYHISLIRAIEWIIRSWHSVSSERIFSSWKKTHLFNLLDWPSGDSGQLVYLNQQLSTLDENKSLKKLKEVMGYLNVVIPWEIDELVGLVNERGKVTLSYASIEEIIDSCLSEPADDYDEIVDDDGRFENKKNELGDMSVQVDNSNDPWFTVNEMNEFQNSPFYNNKSIDVTEPLGSISPGNDNSTIPGLEGKPLSALSALETNSTSVVSDSSSVTTQKYNNINSYLSGSLKHKLGVLENWNRKRGPGQVQVQELRNPQDQPQPQPQPQQQQQMSGYNFSPISNIESPIAGGGLTNPNVQFGNGAGSFDNQTPLFMNNLTSPPPVPPVPSQVPATSFSQDASASRAVRAPISTPAIDVDMAAAITKILEYSATNTLKLSQSTIDDLDYNLRVIRARLDQR, from the coding sequence ATGGGTTACACTATAAAGCAAAAGATAGGAATCTGTTTAAAAGCAGAAGCAAATCCTGAAATGACACAATCTGATTTGGCACTTTGGGCTATGAAAGAATATAATTCCGAAAAGCCGCCATCACAGACAACAATATCACGGATATTGAATTCGAAAAATGATATAATCTCGAGGAAAGAATCTGAATTTGAACTCATAAGAAGACGTAAACGGGCAAACCCATTATTACGACGAATATTAACTGAATGGATCACCCAAGCAAATTGGGAAGGAATACCCATCACCACACCAATTATTCAACTGACAGCCAATGCCATATGGACTCGATTACCTAAAGAGGGACAAGAAGGTAATGGTATATTCAATCAAAAATGGTGTTCTCATTttgtgaaaaaattgaacatCAACATAACAGGATCACCACAGGACATTTTAAACAATCGTGGATACAATTTAAACAAAGTTTGGAAATTGGATGAAATACTAGAATTGAAACGATATTTGCGAGACATTGTTGCTCAAGAAGGCTATGCCCCTCAAGATGTGTttgttattgatgattttcaattgttctaTTCCTTGCCATTGGATCAAATATTCGATGTTTCCTCTATAGACAAGGGCATTAAACAATCAAACTCATCGGCTGAACATTCATTAACAATCATGCTAGGTTGTAACATTGATGGATCAGAAAAATTGACACCAATAATTGTCGGGaaatatgataaatttgatgtTTCTAAAAGTACTCATGTTAGTTTAAATTCAATGCAATTTGATTCGGTGTCCTATCAAACTTTGATGAATAAACTTACGGAAGTttacaatattttttataaatcaaataccAATAAATGGATCACTTCATCCatgtttcaaaattatttgacTAGATTGGATCATAAACTATCGAATTCAAGACCAAATGGACggaaaattttaattattttggATGATTGTTCGTCTCATCGTAtcataaatttgaaattcaataatataagACTTtgttatttgaaaaatgaagcTAATCATAAAAATCCTTACAATACAACCTATTCTGgaatcaaatttgattatttaccGATGAATTTTGGAATTGTTGaagaattcaaaatattgtaCCGattacaacaatatttGGAAATGATCAATTTACAAAGAAGTAAATCACAACTTGGATCTGATCCAATGATTGAAGATAACTTAACTAGAACTCCAGTGGCAACCGCGGCTACTGCTTTAGAAGTTTTATCAGAATCAGACTATCACATATCTTTGATTCGAGCAATTGAGTGGATCATAAGATCTTGGCATTCGGTATCGTCTGAACGGATTTTTTCCTCATGGAAAAAGACacatttatttaatttactTGATTGGCCTAGTGGTGATTCTGGACAACTAGTCTATTTAAATCAGCAATTGAGTACTTTAGATGAAAATAAgagtttgaaaaaattgaaagaggTTATGGGTTATTTGAATGTGGTTATTCCTTgggaaattgatgaattagtGGGGTTAGTTAATGAGAGAGGTAAAGTTACCTTGAGTTATGCTTctattgaagaaatcattgataGTTGTTTGCTGGAACCCGCTGACGATTATGATGAAATAgtggatgatgatggtcgatttgaaaataaaaagaatgaaCTTGGTGATATGTCTGTTCAAGTTGATAATAGCAATGATCCCTGGTTTACTGTGaatgaaatgaatgaatttcaaaatagTCCATTCTATAATAACAAATCCATTGATGTAACAGAACCTTTAGGGCTGATATCGCCAGGTAATGATAACTCAACTATTCCAGGATTGGAAGGCAAACCCCTTTCGGCCTTATCAGCCTTGGaaacaaattcaacaagCGTTGTAAGTGATTCTTCACTGGTAACTACGCAAAAGTACAACAATATTAACTCATATCTAAGCGGTTCATTGAAGCACAAGTTGGGGGTGTTGGAAAATTGGAATCGGAAGAGAGGTCCTGGACAAGTACAAGTACAAGAGCTACGGAACCCACAGGatcaaccacaaccacaaccacaaccacaacagcaacagcaaatGTCAGGGTATAATTTCTCTCCTATATCGAATATTGAATCTCCAATTGCCGGTGGTGGTTTGACTAACCCCAATGTTCAGTTTGGTAATGGTGCAGGATCTTTTGACAACCAAACCCCGTTGTTTATGAATAATTTGACTTCACCACCACCGGTGCCACCAGTACCATCACAAGTACCGGCTACTTCATTCTCTCAAGATGCATCTGCATCACGAGCAGTGAGAGCTCCTATTAGTACACCTGctattgatgttgatatGGCTGCTGCTATTACGaaaattcttgaatatTCCGCAACAAACACATTGAAACTTTCACAAAGTACAATAGATGATTTGGATTACAATTTACGAGTCATTCGAGCTAGACTTGATCAAAGATGA